The following are encoded in a window of Megalopta genalis isolate 19385.01 chromosome 6, iyMegGena1_principal, whole genome shotgun sequence genomic DNA:
- the LOC117225605 gene encoding uncharacterized protein LOC117225605 isoform X5 — protein sequence MMEGFRKNYAVYYSVLFITGLWPFDQSLRSKILRTVFSVVILYCIGIQISTLRLVDMSVYNIVMVLSYGCPMLLYFLRYMGFVVNFPIIKCVFENIENDLATLKNPTEIELFSRQTLDARRVISVLIALMCAGITMIVVTLLIPTILESKLQIYFLNFFGFMYKERSQETNYVCVQIVFVSTIGLLSLACTEASLAVFSCYLCGLFEIASYRIRIAVNEMAKSASVTQSTNLIDIRSAVETHQRAIDGDRNRCHLVRCELISRKQHRCIFILVSMEIRISRLLSMCRSFSWRSRSCTKLRTRSSAQNSFWYT from the exons ATGATGGAAGGGTTCCGAAAGAATTACGCTGTGTATTACTCTGTGTTGTTCATCACTGGACTTTGGCCCTTCGATCAATCACTCAGATCGAAGATCCTGCGAACTGTTTTTTCGGTGGTCATTCTGTACTGTATAGGGATTCAG ATCTCAACACTGAGACTGGTGGACATGTCTGTCTACAATATAGTTATGGTGTTGTCGTACGGATGTCCgatgttattatattttttacgaTACATGGGCTTCGTCGTGAATTTTCCAATA ATAAAGTGTGTGTTCGAAAATATCGAAAATGACTTGGCCACACTGAAAAATCCAACGGAGATAGAATTGTTCTCGAGACAAACTCTAGACGCCAGACGTGTGATCTCTGTGTTAATAG CCTTGATGTGTGCCGGGATAACCATGATAGTTGTCACGTTACTTATCCCTACGATACTGGAATCGAAGCTGCAGATCTATTTCTTAAATTTCTTCGGATTCATGTACAAAGAGAGAAGCCAGGAAACAAATTACGTTTGCGTGCAAATTGTATTCGTCTCCACGATCGGTCTGTTGTCGTTAGCGTGCACAGAAGCGTCGCTCGCTGTCTTTTCTTGCTACTTGTGCGGATTATTCGAGATCGCCAG TTACCGGATACGAATAGCCGTCAACGAGATGGCGAAATCAGCGTCAGTTACTCAATCGACGAATTTAATAGACATACGGTCAGCTGTGGAGACGCACCAGCGAGCTATTGA TGGCGATCGTAACCGTTGTCATCTCGTTCGCTGCGAACTTATATCGCGTAAGCAGCACCGATGCATTTTTATCCTTGTCTCGATGGAAATACGTATATCAAGACTGCTTTCAATGTGCCGCAGCTTTTCTTGGCGATCACGGAGTTGCACGAAATTGAGAACACGATCATCAGCGCAAAATTCGTTCTGGTACACGTGA
- the LOC117225605 gene encoding uncharacterized protein LOC117225605 isoform X3 yields the protein MMEGFRKNYAVYYSVLFITGLWPFDQSLRSKILRTVFSISTLRLVDMSVYNIVMVLSYGCPMLLYFLRYMGFVVNFPIIKCVFENIENDLATLKNPTEIELFSRQTLDARRVISVLIALMCAGITMIVVTLLIPTILESKLQIYFLNFFGFMYKERSQETNYVCVQIVFVSTIGLLSLACTEASLAVFSCYLCGLFEIASYRIRIAVNEMAKSASVTQSTNLIDIRSAVETHQRAIDLSASLTNNMMLSYLVAIVTVVISFAANLYRLFLAITELHEIENTIISAKFVLVHVIIMFLNNYSGQKLISTSTKLFHDTYDLYWYCIPPKSQKMLLFVLMRSANGAQFNLAGLFIPCYQGFTTVINYIDIPPTTVFILKFNIFLF from the exons ATGATGGAAGGGTTCCGAAAGAATTACGCTGTGTATTACTCTGTGTTGTTCATCACTGGACTTTGGCCCTTCGATCAATCACTCAGATCGAAGATCCTGCGAACTGTTTTTTCG ATCTCAACACTGAGACTGGTGGACATGTCTGTCTACAATATAGTTATGGTGTTGTCGTACGGATGTCCgatgttattatattttttacgaTACATGGGCTTCGTCGTGAATTTTCCAATA ATAAAGTGTGTGTTCGAAAATATCGAAAATGACTTGGCCACACTGAAAAATCCAACGGAGATAGAATTGTTCTCGAGACAAACTCTAGACGCCAGACGTGTGATCTCTGTGTTAATAG CCTTGATGTGTGCCGGGATAACCATGATAGTTGTCACGTTACTTATCCCTACGATACTGGAATCGAAGCTGCAGATCTATTTCTTAAATTTCTTCGGATTCATGTACAAAGAGAGAAGCCAGGAAACAAATTACGTTTGCGTGCAAATTGTATTCGTCTCCACGATCGGTCTGTTGTCGTTAGCGTGCACAGAAGCGTCGCTCGCTGTCTTTTCTTGCTACTTGTGCGGATTATTCGAGATCGCCAG TTACCGGATACGAATAGCCGTCAACGAGATGGCGAAATCAGCGTCAGTTACTCAATCGACGAATTTAATAGACATACGGTCAGCTGTGGAGACGCACCAGCGAGCTATTGA TCTCTCCGCATCTCTTACGAACAACATGATGTTGTCTTATTTAGTGGCGATCGTAACCGTTGTCATCTCGTTCGCTGCGAACTTATATCGC CTTTTCTTGGCGATCACGGAGTTGCACGAAATTGAGAACACGATCATCAGCGCAAAATTCGTTCTGGTACACGTGATCATCATGTTCTTAAATAACTATAGCGGCCAAAAGTTAATAAGCACCAGTACGAAACTTTTCCACGATAC ATATGATTTGTACTGGTATTGCATACCACCGAAGTCGCAGAAAATGTTACTGTTCGTATTGATGAGAAGTGCAAACGGAGCGCAATTTAACCTCGCCGGTCTATTCATTCCGTGTTACCAAGGCTTTACAACGGTAATCAATTACATCGACATTCCGCCAACAACTGTTTTCATTCTAAAATTTAACATATTTCTGTTCTAG
- the LOC117225605 gene encoding putative odorant receptor 92a isoform X2, whose translation MMEGFRKNYAVYYSVLFITGLWPFDQSLRSKILRTVFSVVILYCIGIQISTLRLVDMSVYNIVMVLSYGCPMLLYFLRYMGFVVNFPIIKCVFENIENDLATLKNPTEIELFSRQTLDARRVISVLIALMCAGITMIVVTLLIPTILESKLQIYFLNFFGFMYKERSQETNYVCVQIVFVSTIGLLSLACTEASLAVFSCYLCGLFEIASYRIRIAVNEMAKSASVTQSTNLIDIRSAVETHQRAIDLSASLTNNMMLSYLVAIVTVVISFAANLYRLFLAITELHEIENTIISAKFVLVHVIIMFLNNYSGQKLISTSTKLFHDTYDLYWYCIPPKSQKMLLFVLMRSANGAQFNLAGLFIPCYQGFTTMISSSFSYFTVLMSI comes from the exons ATGATGGAAGGGTTCCGAAAGAATTACGCTGTGTATTACTCTGTGTTGTTCATCACTGGACTTTGGCCCTTCGATCAATCACTCAGATCGAAGATCCTGCGAACTGTTTTTTCGGTGGTCATTCTGTACTGTATAGGGATTCAG ATCTCAACACTGAGACTGGTGGACATGTCTGTCTACAATATAGTTATGGTGTTGTCGTACGGATGTCCgatgttattatattttttacgaTACATGGGCTTCGTCGTGAATTTTCCAATA ATAAAGTGTGTGTTCGAAAATATCGAAAATGACTTGGCCACACTGAAAAATCCAACGGAGATAGAATTGTTCTCGAGACAAACTCTAGACGCCAGACGTGTGATCTCTGTGTTAATAG CCTTGATGTGTGCCGGGATAACCATGATAGTTGTCACGTTACTTATCCCTACGATACTGGAATCGAAGCTGCAGATCTATTTCTTAAATTTCTTCGGATTCATGTACAAAGAGAGAAGCCAGGAAACAAATTACGTTTGCGTGCAAATTGTATTCGTCTCCACGATCGGTCTGTTGTCGTTAGCGTGCACAGAAGCGTCGCTCGCTGTCTTTTCTTGCTACTTGTGCGGATTATTCGAGATCGCCAG TTACCGGATACGAATAGCCGTCAACGAGATGGCGAAATCAGCGTCAGTTACTCAATCGACGAATTTAATAGACATACGGTCAGCTGTGGAGACGCACCAGCGAGCTATTGA TCTCTCCGCATCTCTTACGAACAACATGATGTTGTCTTATTTAGTGGCGATCGTAACCGTTGTCATCTCGTTCGCTGCGAACTTATATCGC CTTTTCTTGGCGATCACGGAGTTGCACGAAATTGAGAACACGATCATCAGCGCAAAATTCGTTCTGGTACACGTGATCATCATGTTCTTAAATAACTATAGCGGCCAAAAGTTAATAAGCACCAGTACGAAACTTTTCCACGATAC ATATGATTTGTACTGGTATTGCATACCACCGAAGTCGCAGAAAATGTTACTGTTCGTATTGATGAGAAGTGCAAACGGAGCGCAATTTAACCTCGCCGGTCTATTCATTCCGTGTTACCAAGGCTTTACAACG ATGATCAGCTCGTCCTTTTCTTACTTTACCGTTCTCATGTCGATCTAG
- the LOC117225605 gene encoding uncharacterized protein LOC117225605 isoform X1, translated as MMEGFRKNYAVYYSVLFITGLWPFDQSLRSKILRTVFSVVILYCIGIQISTLRLVDMSVYNIVMVLSYGCPMLLYFLRYMGFVVNFPIIKCVFENIENDLATLKNPTEIELFSRQTLDARRVISVLIALMCAGITMIVVTLLIPTILESKLQIYFLNFFGFMYKERSQETNYVCVQIVFVSTIGLLSLACTEASLAVFSCYLCGLFEIASYRIRIAVNEMAKSASVTQSTNLIDIRSAVETHQRAIDLSASLTNNMMLSYLVAIVTVVISFAANLYRLFLAITELHEIENTIISAKFVLVHVIIMFLNNYSGQKLISTSTKLFHDTYDLYWYCIPPKSQKMLLFVLMRSANGAQFNLAGLFIPCYQGFTTVINYIDIPPTTVFILKFNIFLF; from the exons ATGATGGAAGGGTTCCGAAAGAATTACGCTGTGTATTACTCTGTGTTGTTCATCACTGGACTTTGGCCCTTCGATCAATCACTCAGATCGAAGATCCTGCGAACTGTTTTTTCGGTGGTCATTCTGTACTGTATAGGGATTCAG ATCTCAACACTGAGACTGGTGGACATGTCTGTCTACAATATAGTTATGGTGTTGTCGTACGGATGTCCgatgttattatattttttacgaTACATGGGCTTCGTCGTGAATTTTCCAATA ATAAAGTGTGTGTTCGAAAATATCGAAAATGACTTGGCCACACTGAAAAATCCAACGGAGATAGAATTGTTCTCGAGACAAACTCTAGACGCCAGACGTGTGATCTCTGTGTTAATAG CCTTGATGTGTGCCGGGATAACCATGATAGTTGTCACGTTACTTATCCCTACGATACTGGAATCGAAGCTGCAGATCTATTTCTTAAATTTCTTCGGATTCATGTACAAAGAGAGAAGCCAGGAAACAAATTACGTTTGCGTGCAAATTGTATTCGTCTCCACGATCGGTCTGTTGTCGTTAGCGTGCACAGAAGCGTCGCTCGCTGTCTTTTCTTGCTACTTGTGCGGATTATTCGAGATCGCCAG TTACCGGATACGAATAGCCGTCAACGAGATGGCGAAATCAGCGTCAGTTACTCAATCGACGAATTTAATAGACATACGGTCAGCTGTGGAGACGCACCAGCGAGCTATTGA TCTCTCCGCATCTCTTACGAACAACATGATGTTGTCTTATTTAGTGGCGATCGTAACCGTTGTCATCTCGTTCGCTGCGAACTTATATCGC CTTTTCTTGGCGATCACGGAGTTGCACGAAATTGAGAACACGATCATCAGCGCAAAATTCGTTCTGGTACACGTGATCATCATGTTCTTAAATAACTATAGCGGCCAAAAGTTAATAAGCACCAGTACGAAACTTTTCCACGATAC ATATGATTTGTACTGGTATTGCATACCACCGAAGTCGCAGAAAATGTTACTGTTCGTATTGATGAGAAGTGCAAACGGAGCGCAATTTAACCTCGCCGGTCTATTCATTCCGTGTTACCAAGGCTTTACAACGGTAATCAATTACATCGACATTCCGCCAACAACTGTTTTCATTCTAAAATTTAACATATTTCTGTTCTAG
- the LOC117225605 gene encoding uncharacterized protein LOC117225605 isoform X4, which yields MMEGFRKNYAVYYSVLFITGLWPFDQSLRSKILRTVFSVVILYCIGIQISTLRLVDMSVYNIVMVLSYGCPMLLYFLRYMGFVVNFPIIKCVFENIENDLATLKNPTEIELFSRQTLDARRVISVLIALMCAGITMIVVTLLIPTILESKLQIYFLNFFGFMYKERSQETNYVCVQIVFVSTIGLLSLACTEASLAVFSCYLCGLFEIASYRIRIAVNEMAKSASVTQSTNLIDIRSAVETHQRAIEYDLYWYCIPPKSQKMLLFVLMRSANGAQFNLAGLFIPCYQGFTTVINYIDIPPTTVFILKFNIFLF from the exons ATGATGGAAGGGTTCCGAAAGAATTACGCTGTGTATTACTCTGTGTTGTTCATCACTGGACTTTGGCCCTTCGATCAATCACTCAGATCGAAGATCCTGCGAACTGTTTTTTCGGTGGTCATTCTGTACTGTATAGGGATTCAG ATCTCAACACTGAGACTGGTGGACATGTCTGTCTACAATATAGTTATGGTGTTGTCGTACGGATGTCCgatgttattatattttttacgaTACATGGGCTTCGTCGTGAATTTTCCAATA ATAAAGTGTGTGTTCGAAAATATCGAAAATGACTTGGCCACACTGAAAAATCCAACGGAGATAGAATTGTTCTCGAGACAAACTCTAGACGCCAGACGTGTGATCTCTGTGTTAATAG CCTTGATGTGTGCCGGGATAACCATGATAGTTGTCACGTTACTTATCCCTACGATACTGGAATCGAAGCTGCAGATCTATTTCTTAAATTTCTTCGGATTCATGTACAAAGAGAGAAGCCAGGAAACAAATTACGTTTGCGTGCAAATTGTATTCGTCTCCACGATCGGTCTGTTGTCGTTAGCGTGCACAGAAGCGTCGCTCGCTGTCTTTTCTTGCTACTTGTGCGGATTATTCGAGATCGCCAG TTACCGGATACGAATAGCCGTCAACGAGATGGCGAAATCAGCGTCAGTTACTCAATCGACGAATTTAATAGACATACGGTCAGCTGTGGAGACGCACCAGCGAGCTATTGA ATATGATTTGTACTGGTATTGCATACCACCGAAGTCGCAGAAAATGTTACTGTTCGTATTGATGAGAAGTGCAAACGGAGCGCAATTTAACCTCGCCGGTCTATTCATTCCGTGTTACCAAGGCTTTACAACGGTAATCAATTACATCGACATTCCGCCAACAACTGTTTTCATTCTAAAATTTAACATATTTCTGTTCTAG